The DNA segment CTCACCCAGCCCGTGTCCTCCGACCCAAACTCTCCTTCCATGAAACGCTCGTAGAAATTCCAGGCCTTCTCCTCCGAGTAGCCGTATGAATCGAACACCTCGCCTTCGCCAAACATGCGGGGATCGCCCTGCTCCCGCAAGAGCGACTCCATCCTCTCCCTGAGCCCCTGCCGCAAGGCGTCAAAGCTCGCTTCACCCTGCAAGTTGAGCAGACACTCGGGATCCAAGCGTACATCGTAAAGCTCTTCTTCTACCTTGCGCTTGCCAAACGAAAGCGTCCAGTAGGAGCGGTCCACCTGCGAACGAAACAGTTCCAAGATAGTCGTTTTCGTCGGCGACCCATCTACGTCAAGGTAGCCCAGCTCAGGATTTCCCGCCGGCCACCGATCAATCGCATAATTGCGCAAAAACAAGTGGCCGTCGCTCACGATACCGCGAACGGGATACCCTTGGTTCTGCGGCCGCGAATAGTCATGGCGTTCCTTGCCGATTAAGACGTAGTTACGATCTGGATTCACCTGACCGGAACGTTCGGAAGCGAAGATGTCGGTCAAGCTGCGACCGGGAGACGGACTCATTCCGGAATTCTCAAAAGGGATTCCCGCAAGCTCGAGAAAAGTGGGAGCGAAGTCGATAAAGCTCACGTAGTCTTCGATCCTTCGACCCGAACTAGGAATACCTTGCGGCCACATTACGGCGAGCGGCATATGGATGGAGTACTCGTACTTCTGGGCCTTGGCTCGCGGGAAAGGCATACCATTGTCCGAAGTGACAAGTACGACCGTATTCTCCAGCAATCCTCGCCGCTCCAAGGCTTCAAGCATAAGCCCCAAGTGCCTATCAGCATGCTCGATCTCGAACGCGTAATCGAGCATGTCGTTTCTCACCTTGTCGTTATCGGGCCAAAAACGCGGAACCGTCTCTATCGCTTCCAAGGACTTCCCTCCACGATGGCGACCACTACCGTATTCATATTTTCGATGCGGCTCATGGGCCCCAAACCAAAAGAACCAAGGCGTCCCCTCGCCCAGAGCGTCCAAGAAGGACTCGAAGTTAGCTGCGTAGTCCTTGCCGGAAATTCCATGGCTTGGAGCAGCCTCCAAGTTCAGCTTGTTGTAGCTCTCCCCAATCAGCTTGCGGACCTTTCCATCGACTTCACCTGGATTTCCCGGCCCCCAACCTTTCCCCGTTTTTCCCGTCGCATAGCCTGCGTCTCGCAACGCTTCGGGAAAGGTTTTGAACGTCGCCGGAAAGTTGACCACGTGATTGGCAGCCTCCTCCAATTGCCAAGAGTTCCGACCGGTCAATATGGACGACCGTGACGGGGCGCACTTGGCATTGGGCGTGTACGCGTTTTGGAAGAGCAAGCCTTCTCGGGCGACTCGATCAAATGCCGGCGTATCCACCCATGTACATCCGTAGGCGCCAAAATGTGGATACGAAGCATCGTCTAAGATACAGAACAATATGTTCGGCCTCGCCTCCCACGAATTCTCATTGTCCACCTCAGCTGAAGCATGTGCTAACGAAAGGCCTAGCGACATCAACCAAGCCCCAATTCGCACAGCTCCCCACCCCAGCCATCGATTCGCAAGCAATTCCATACCCTCCTCCCTAGCTCGCCCTTCAACTTTTGCAAGAGCCCAAGAAGCGTTGAGCCCTTGCAGCCCGCTGACGGGAAATTTATCTGCGCAGAGCTAGGGCGGCGTGTTAACGAACAACCTCAACGCGAAGGACCAAGCCACTTCTCGACGCGGGCTTTTTGCTTTTCGGTCAAATCCTTGCGGAGGCGCAAACGCCACGTCTCGGTCGGTTCCTCCCCGAGCCTGGCCTTCAATGTCTTCAAGAGTCCCCGGCGCGCCACTAGCAATTCCACTTCGGCGCCCGCCCCCAACAGGGCGCAAATTCGCTTCAGCTGCCTAGCGTCTACACGGTTTCCATTGATTGCGATGATCTCGTCGTCCACGCAAAGCCCCGCCTCCGACGCCGGGGTATCGCTCGGAACGGAAGTCACCGACAACGCCCCTTCGCTTTCCTTTGTCGACGCGCCTAACCATCCTTTGGGCCGATCCTCAGGCTCTCCCTCGACTGGAAAGTATCCGGAATTCACTGACGTTTTCGGTTCTTCGAACTCCAGTCCAAACCAGTCGAGGGCTGGCTGGTAGTCGAATGCCCCCGGTTCGCGAACCAGCTCGTTAAACCACTCACCCAAATCGTCTCCCGCCACCTCGCTGGCAAGTTCGATGAACTCGCTTTCCGTGTAGCCATGTTCGCCGCTGAAACGTTCATAGGCGAGCCGCAACACGTCGTCGAGCGAGACCCGGCCGTCGCTTCTTCTCTGGATTTCTGCGTCTATCAGAAAGCCCGCCACCGCGCCCCCAGAATAATAGCTAAAGAGGGTATTGACCGAGTTTTCGTCGCGTCGATAGGCCTTGATCCAAGCATCGTAAGAGGAGTCGCTCAACGACTGTACCAAGCGGCCAGGAGTGCGCTGCGTCCCGGCAATCGATCCGCTCAGCGCTCCTAAATATTGATCGTGAGTATTGTAACCCGCTCTGGCGAGCAGCACATGCTGGTAGTAGCTGGTGATGCCTTCCACGATCCAAAGCGACGGAGTGTAGTTCTCATGCTCGTACTCGAAGGGACCGAGCTCGACCGGCCGCAGGCGCTTGCCATTCCAAACGTGGAAAAACTCGTGGCTTACCAAAGAAAGCCAAGACCGGATCCCTCCTCGGTTTTTGGAGTACCAGCGATCCGCCGTCATCACCATGGATTGGCGATGTTCCAATCCGCCTCTGGACCCGGTAAGGAAATTAAAAACGTAATAAGGTTTCGAATACGGTAGGCTTCCCCAGAAGTCTCTCTGAACCTCTATTACCCTTTGTACGTTGCGTGCAGCCCGAGCGTTTTCCCAAACAGTCCCGCCTCCCAGCGTGACGAGGTAGTGCTCCACTCCATCCACCTCGAAGCCATCCACCTGAGGTGAACCAGCGACGACCGGGCTGTCGACCAAAGTGTCGAAATCGGGCGAACGGTACAGGTTGCGCGCTCCTGCCGGAGGAAGCGGCGAACAGCTCCGCTGCCAGCCATCCGGCAATACAAGCTTCACTTCGTAGGGACGCTGGAAGTCATCCACTACCGAGAGGTAAGTAGGCGCTCCGTTGATCACCGCAAACTCGGCTTCCACCCAATTCGACCTAACGTTGATCTCTCGACAATAGAGCCGGTAGCGTACCTCGATGCGCTTGCTGTCGCCAGCTGCTATGCTCCAGCGGTTTTTGTTGAGCTTCTTCGCCTCCAGCTCGCGGCCTTCTCCGTCGCTGGCTTCCAAGGAAATGATATTGCGCGAGTATTCGCGTACCAAATACGAACCAGGCGTCCAAACTGGCATAAACAACTGCACCTCTCCGGGCTCTTCCAACGGAATCTCAGCCCTTACGTCCATGTAGTGGTTCTTCGCGTCGCCAAATTCCAGCGTGTAACGAATCGCCTCCCGCTCCGCCAAAACAATCGAGGGCACAGAGATGCCAACCACCCAAAGCAAGATTACGCAAACTCTCATCATGCAAAAACCATGCAGCTTCGCTGTCCTAGGAGCGAGACTTTGCCTGTTTATCGTAAAACGCAACCGCTGTCATTCGCCTCGAGCACGGCGATTTCGGAGAAATTGACCGGGTGTTTCACCTGCCCGTTTCTTGAAAACACGATAGAAATAGGCTGGGTCATTGAAACCAGACTCATAGCAAGCATACAAGATGTGTCCGGTTTCCAGGAGGCGCTGGCTCGCATACTCGACCCGCTTGCCAAGCAAGTATTGGTTGAACGATTCACCCGATTGACGCTTGAACAAGTCGGTAAAGCGACGAGGCGAAAGCTGGCATTGAGACGCCATTTCTTCGATTCGCAATGGCAAATACGGGTGCTCATCGACGTACTCGATCGCAGCGGCAACTGCCCTCTCGCTGCGATTTTCTCGATTTCGGCTAATCTCGCATTGCCCGCGACCAAACCGTACCAGCAACTCTCCGACCGTTGCCTGCATGGAGCTCAACCAACCGATTCGTTTCTGCCTATTCTCACGGAGAGCACTACGCATCAGCTCCACCATTAAAGCTTCGTGAAAACTGGAACGGGGACGCAGAGGGGCACCTATATCATTCTCCTGAATTGCCGTATTCCACAATTCTCCCCAATCCCTGCCTAGAGCTTCGAACCAAGGTTCTTCAAGACAGATGATCACAAGCGTTAAGGGTTCTTTTCGGTCGTCTACAAAGCGGTGTGACCACCCCGAGGGTAACAAGAGAAAGTCTCCCCTCTCGATTACATGGGATCTGCGTTCCCCAGCCAACAACCCCTTACCCACTGCTACCCAACAAATTTTGCGAAAAGGCCATACCCCCATCGCCATCTCAAAATCGACGTCATGGTGACTCTCAATGACCGCTACCCCCTCTCGCCCCAAGCTGACCTCTGCCGGTTTGAGACGTCGCTCCGAATTCATCTTACCACCCTCCATTGCCAGATAATACAATTCGTTTTGGTCGAGAGTTCCAAGAAATAATCTTCGTTTTCCGCTAAGCTTTTCAACATCCCCCGCAACGTCACCCCATCGCGCCTCCCTATCCTGAGAATGTCAGCCAAACCGCCCGGGATTCCCTACCTAAAATAAAAGAAGAAAAACCCAAAAAACACCAGTTTATGAATACAGGAAAGTTCCAAAGCCTAGAGCAAAAACTCCAAAACTACTCCAATCCCGTAGAAATGCTCCGCCACGCAAAAGTTGGCGGCTACGCATTCCCCTTTCCCGGAGAATACACGAACTGGCGCGACGAGCAGGAAGCCTGGACCAAGAGCGTCGTCATCTTCGACCAGTCCTTCCACATGACCGACGTCTACTTCGAGGGGCCTGACGTCAAACGGCTCATATCGGACCTCGGAGTCAACACCATGAAAAACTTCGGGGCGAACAAAGCCAAGCAGCTCGTCACTTGCACTCCGGAAGGCAACGTTATCGGAGACGCCATCTTGTTTGGCCATACCGACGAGAAAATCAGCGTAGTTGGACGGCCTTCCGTTCCCAACTGGGTCGACTTCAATGCCCGGACCGGAAACTACGACGTCGAAATCACCCGTGACGAGCGCACCGTCAGCAACGCGGCGGACCGATTGATCTATCGCTACCAGATTCAGGGTCCAAACGCCTTGGACCTCATCGCCAAAGCCAGCGGCAGCCCGCTTCCTGACATCAAGTTCTTCAACTTGGGTGACATCAAGATCGCCGGCAAAAACGTTCGCGCCTTGAACCACAGCATGTCTCGCTCGAAAGGGCTCGAATTGCACGGCCCGATCGAGGATCGCGAAGCTGTGCTGGAGGCCATCCTTGCGGTAGGCGAAGAGTTCGGACTGCGCCGTGGTGGCAGCCGGTCCTACTCCACCGTCTCGCCAGAAAGCGGTTGGATTCCCTCCCCCATGCCCGCGATCTACTCTGGAGATTCCATGAAGCCTTACCGCGAATGGCTCTCCGCCTCCGGCTTCGAGGCAAACGCCTCCCTAGGTGGCAGCTTCTACTCGTCCAACATCGAGGACTACTACCAGACGCCATGGGATCTTGGATACGGACGCCACGTCAAGTTCGATCACGACTTCATAGGTCGCGAAGCGCTGGAGAAAAAAGCGGAGATGCCGCACCGCCAAAAGGTTTGGCTGCAGTGGAACGACGAAGACGTCATGCGCGTTTTCGCCAGCCAGCTTGGCGACGGCGACCGCTTCAAATACATGGAAACGCCGAACGCCTACTATTCCATCCTCCCATTCGACAAAATTCTGCTCGGCGACCAAATGGTCGGGCTCTCTACCTACACTGTATTCACAGCAAACGTACGCCATTGGTTCTCCCTTGCCATGGTTGACGAGGCGGTCGTGGAGGATGGCAAGGAGGTTCGCGTCGTTTGGGGAGAAGAAGATGGCGGCTCGAACAAACCTATCGTCGAACCGCACGTGCAAACTGAAATCCGCGCCACGATAAGCACCAAACGCCTCAATGAGCGATCCTGAGAAAGTAAGCTTTCGCCTCGTTGCGAGCTGCCCCGATCAAGCTGGAATCGTGGCGAAGGTTTCGGTCTTCATCGCGTCTCGCAACGCCTCCATCGTGGAGGCGGGCCAGTACGAAGACCCACGCACGCGCACCTTCTTCATGCGCTACGTCGTCAGCGCGCTGGACCACGACTTCTCGCTTGCCGCGTTTTCCTCAGAATTCGAACCAGTCGCTAAGTCGCTGCAGATGCAATGGCGGATCGCCAACGCGTCTGAAAAGCAACGAGCGGTCATTCTCGTCAGCAAGTTCGACCATTGCCTCGCCTACCTGCTACATCGCTGGAGGGTCGGCGACCTCCCCTTCGAACTGCCCTGCGTGATTTCCAACCACGATTCCCTGCGCAATCTGGTCGAGTGGTACGACGTGCCCTTCCACCACATCCCGATCGACAAGGCGAACAAACAAGCTGGTTTCCAGGCCACTGCCGACAAGATCGAGGAAGCTGGCCCTGACGTCATCGTACTCGCTCGCTACATGCAGATCTTCCCCCCTTGGCTCTGCTCAAAGTATCGCCATCGAGTCATAAACATTCACCACAGCTTCCTTCCCTCGTTTGTTGGGGCGAGGCCCTACCACCAAGCCGAGAAGCGAGGCGTCAAGCTAATCGGCGCCACCTGCCATTACGTAACCGAGGAGTTAGATGCCGGCCCTATCATCGAACAGGATATCGTTCGCATCAAACACAACGACACCATTGCGGACATGATGCGGCAGGGCAAGGACGTGGAAAACCGCGTATTGTCAATAGGACTACGCTACCACTTGGAAGACCGAATTCTCGTCCAAGGAAACAAAACAATCGTATTCGACTAAGCAACACAGCCTTTCAGCCAATGCAGCATCATAACAACTTCTCGCAGCCGGAGTGGACACTGGAGATCGTTCCCTCTCACGCGGATCGAGTAACGATCTTCAAGGATATTGTACGCGAAATATTCGTGACCATGATACCGGGAAGCTCAACTCTCGACAGTATCGAGGCTCTGGAAATCGTGAAAGATGCGGGTTTCACACCCGTACCACACATAGCGGCACGAAATTTCGAAAGCGAGGCGGAGCTAAAGTGCTTTCTCGCCAAAACCAAGGAACTGGGCATTCGCAAGGTACTTCTTCTCGCGGGAGGACAAGCCAGAGCGGAGGGTCCTTTCTCGGAAGCCTTGGACATCATCAAGCATCCTAGCTTTGCCACGAGCGGCATCCAAACCGCCTGCATCGCCGGACATCCGGAGGGAAACCCGGAAGATCCAAACTGCTGGAAAAACCTAGAAAAGAAGGTTCAACGACTTCGCGTGATGGGAATCGACACCGAAATCGTCACCCAATGGAGTTTCTCTCCAGAAAGTGTTTCCAACTTCCTTGCAGCGCTCAAGGCGAGGGGTATAGAGGCTCCTGTCCGGGTCGGAGTCGCCGGTCCAGCATCGCTCAAAACGCTGATCAAGTACGCAAAGGTTTGCGGGGTAAACGCAGCGACAACGGTGATGAAGAAACAAGGTTTCAATATGGCCCGTCTTCTCGTATCCAACAACCCAAACAAGTTCGTTTCCAAGGTGCACGGGTCTCACCTCTTTCACCTCTATCCATTCGGTGGATTGCAAAAATGCGCGACTTGGTTAGAAAATGAGGTAGCGGGCGTCAATGCCTAGCCCCGAACAGGACGACCCAGTTCAACTGAAAAAAAACGACCTCAAGACAAAATGCCAAGCGAACTCCAAAAAATCCCTAGCCAACCAGAGATCCTCACCACCACCGTCGGATCTTATAGCCCGATTGACTGGCTTGCCGCCCTCCCCAGCGAGCAGGCGGTGCTGGACGCTACCGCGGTCGTCATCCATACCCAACAGTCATGCGGCATCGACCTGCCGACCGACGGCGAACTCTATCGATTCGACGTCAACCACCCCGATACCAACGGGATGATCGAGTACTTCATTTCACGTATCGGCGGTATCGATACACAAGTAGGCATCTCCGATTCGAAAGCCTTTCGGAAAAAGAAGGAAATGGGATTCCGGCGCAAACCAGCAGGAGTCGTACGTGGCCCGCTCAACGAAGGTTCGCTGGACTTGGAGGAAGCCTGCGCCCGGTCCGCCTCCGTAGCCAACGGCCCGCTCAAGTTTACCTTGACCAGCCCCTATATGCTCGCCCGCACCTTGCTGGACACGCACTACGGAAGTCTCGAAGACCTCACCCTTGCCATCGCCGACACCTTGGCGGAGCAGGTGTCCGAACTGCCTTGCGCCTGCGTGCAAGTCGACGAAGCCAACATTCCGGGCAGTCCGGAAAACGCGCCGCTGGCCCAGGAAGCGATCAACCGGATCCTTCGCAAAGTGAATGCGGAGCGAGCCGTCCATTTCTGCTTTGGAAACTATGGCGGCCAATCGATACAAGCAGGCGGCTGGAAAGCGCTGACTGACTTCTTGAACGGGCTCGAAACCGACCACCTCGTCCTCGAGCTAGCCCATCGACCCAAGAGTGACTTGTTGGCGCTCAAGGAAATCGACCCTAAAATAAAACTAGGACTCGGTGTCATCGACATTAAGGTAAACCATGTCGAAACCGCTGACCAAGTGGCTGCCCGCATCGAGGAAGCTGCCAAGGTCGTCGGCGCTGACCGTATCGGCTGGGTTCACCCGGACTGCGGATTTTGGATGCTCAAGCGCTCGATTGCCGACCGCAAGCTAGAGGCACTCGTGCAAGGTCGCGACAAGTTCCTCGGACGCTAGAGCTAGGACCGCGACAGCTGCGAGAAAGGCTCGTCACCGCAAACAGTCATAGCCCTATGCTTGGTATCGGTTTCCTCAACCTTGTCGTTCTCATCGCGTACCTGCTGGGCGTAACGCTTCTTGGAACGCTCTCCATGAGGAAAATCAAGGGCATGAGCGACTTCATCATGCCGCGGCGCTTCGGCAAGTGGATGATGACCATGCATGCCTTCGGCTCGGGAACTCACTCGGACCAAGCCGTAAGCGTCGCCTCCAAGACCTACACCAACGGGCTCTCGGGAATCTGGTACCAGTGGCTCTACCTTTTCGGCACGCCCTTCTACTGGCTGATCGCCCCCATGATGCGGCGCTTTCGGGCCCTCACCACCGCAGACATCTTCGAACTCCGCTACAATCGTAGCGTGGCCATGCTCTATTCCGTAATCAGTATTGGAATGATGGTGACAACGATCGGCTTGATGCTCAAAGGCTCCGGAGCCGTCATCTCAGGAGCGAGCGGAGGCGTTATTTCCCCGAATATTGCCATCATCCTGATGACGGTGCTCTTTGTTGGATACGGTACCGCTGGAGGCTTGGGGGGAGCGATCGTGACCGATTTCGTGCAAGGAATCATGACGATCATCTTCTCCTTCCTGCTGCTCCCCTTCGTGCTCAGCGCTACTGGCGGCATGCAGGGCGTTCGCCAAACCGTAGCCGACCCGCAGGTATTCTCGCTCGTCGCCCCCAGCGAAATCGGATTCTTTTACATCGTTGCCATCGCCATAAACGGTCTGATCGGTATCGTTACCCAGCCCCACATACTCTCCAGCTGCGCCGCCGGAAAAACCGAACGCGAGGGTCAGTTCGGTTTCGTGGTCGGCAGCTTCACCAAACGCTTCTGCACCGTAGCTTGGTGCCTGACCGGTCTGGCAGGCATCGCCTACTACGCAGGACAGGACATCGACCCCGACCACCTCTATGGCATGCTCTCCCGCGAGTTTTTTCCTGAAATCATGCCCGGACTTCTGGGCTTGTTCATCGCCACCCTCCTAGCCTCCGTCATGAGCTCCTGCGATTCCTTCATGATCTCCGCCTCGGCCCTATTCACTGAAAACATCTACAAGCCGCTGCGTTCCAAGAAGAGCGACCGTCACTACCTATGGGCAGCCCGCGCCATGTCGGTGGTGGTCGTGCTGCTTGGCGTGCTCTACGCGTATTCACTATCCGGAGTCATAGAAGGACTCGAGTTCCTCTGGAAAATCGGGCCGATGATGGGAATCGCCTTTTGGCTCGGCCTCTTCTGGCGACGGACTACCTCGGCCGCAGCCTGGGCCTCCACCCTTACCGCCCTCATGGTGTGGTGGCTGAGTTCCCAGCCATTCTTTGCCTCGTGGCTCGCCCACTTCGACTTCGCTCGCAGTTGGCGCATCGTAGTCGAAACGCAGGGAACAACTGAAATCTACCTGCCCTGGCAGATGACCGCCTATCTCAGCCTTGGATTCCTAGTCGGCATCGCAACCAGTTTCTGCACACAGAGAACTGCTGCCGAGAAGCTGGACCGCTACTACGCCCTGCAGCGCACTCCGGTACTCGAGCAAGAGGACAATAGCGCCTTACCCTGCACCCTCCCAGAGGGAACCCAACCGCTCCCCCGCAAAACGCTTTTTCCAAACACGGAACTGGAACTCTCCCTCCCCAGCAAACGCTCTCTCGTAGGATTTGCCGCAGGCTGGCTCTGTGTTGCCGCCATCATCCTCAGCCTCTACTGGATCGCAGCCGCCTGAACAATCTTTGCCCCTTGGGGCACAAGCTTTAATTCCCCTACAGCTTCAGCAACGATGCTGAATCCAAGTCCAAGAAGAGCCGAGCGTTGGGGTGTTGGCGACAGAGCGTGGCCGGACAGTGTCCTCCGATTGGCCCCTCCACCGCTGCTTTTACTGCCGCGGCTTTCGTCTTGGCTGGTATCACCCCACTCAATACACCTGCTGTCGAAAAAACCTTCAGAGTTAAGGTGATCGCATGCGTTGGCACCTCATCGATGCTCGCAAAACAACCATCGTTGACCTGTTGCTGGCGACAGGTTTGGTCAAGCTGGACCACTTTGGCCCACTGTTGCTCCGAAAAATCGGCTGGGGGATCGTTGAAGGCGAGGTGCCCGTTTTCGCCAAACCCAAGGCAAACAAGGTCGATTGGAGCTTCACCCAGCAAGCCGTTCAATCGTTCGCACTCCGCCTTAGCATCCGGAGTTTCACCTCGAATCTCGTGAAATGCCTTCACGGATACATGCTTCAGAAAATGCTCGTACTGGTAGTTGCGAAAGCTCTGATCGTGGCTCGCCGACAATCCGATATACTCGTCCATGTGAAATACAACGACTCGTCCCCAGTCCACTTTGTCGCGGTTGGCAGCGCTCGTCAGGGCCGCAAAGAACTCGTCCTGCGAGGGAGCGCTGCCCACCACGATTCGCACCTCTTCCTTCGTCTTTAGCAAGCTCTCCAACGTGTCCGTCACGTAGGCAGCTGCGGCTCCGCCCATTCCGGGCCGTGATGGGTAGACCCCCACCTTTAAGCTGCCGCTTTTCACTTCCTTGATCGGTTTCTCAACTGTCATCGTTTTTCAGTTCCCTGTTTCTTCCAAAGTGATTCCGAAGTGAGCGGCGGGAGCCGTCGCGCATTGGGCAAGAGCCTCGCTTTCTTCGAGTTCGAGCCAATTCAACACGTTACGGAAAGCCCTGTCCATCGTCAGCGAGGAACCAGCAAAGCGACCGTCTCCCGGCAAGTGCACCACCCCATCTTCGCCTACTTCCAAATCGTAACCAGCGAGAGGATACACGCCGGGAGGCGATCCCGCTGCTGACATGCAATCAGTAGTGAAAAAGACCTTCCCTAGAGGTTTCGCCCGGTAAAAATTCTGAAGAACGAAGCGAGGCAAATGGATTCCGTCCGGAATCAAGCAGGCTATCAATTCGTCGCGAGCGAGCAGTCGCTGAACCACGTTGTCATGACGATGCATCTCCAGCGGAACCGCGTTTCCCAAATGGGTGGCCAGAGTCGCTCCTGCCTGAATCGCACGATCGATATCGGATTCCGAAGCGTTGGTATGTCCCAGTCCAATACGAACGCCCCTAGCCGCAGCTAAGGCAACGACCTCTTCGGATCCTCTCCGTTCCGGAGCTAAAGTCACCAGTTTCAACTTGCCTCCTGACGCATCGTAGAGACGCAGAAAGTCTGCAGCCTTGGGATCGCATGCTAGCTCCCTCGAATGAGCTCCGTGATAGCCAGTCTCGCAGGAAATCCAAGGTCCTTCGAGATGATACCCCTTCACAACCGCGGCGATACTTGGATCGCGGTTTCGCAAGCGTTCGAAATTCTCCAGCTTCCAACAAAGGCTGTCGATGCTGTCGGTGATCAAGGTTGCCAGAATTCCTACCGTATCATGCCTCTGCAAAGCCTCCACGACATGCAAAAGCTGCGGCAACTCTAAATCCGGGGATTGAAAATCAACTCCCGCGAATCCATTTACCTGCAGATCAAAAAGCTTCTGTTTCGTTCGTGACATACAACACCTTCACGTTCTCCAAATCCGCAAACCTGCAGCGGCAACTAAACCGCTGCAGGAAAACGACTCCATTGATCTGTGAACAAAAAGAAAGAGCCTCCGAACTACTCGACCCCAATCACGCCGAGATCGTAAACGTAAGCTCCCATCAGACCTCCCTCATTCCAGTTGCGACCGAGATTATCGGAATGCACCGTGCCCTCCTCGAAGGTAGACACCCATAGGCGGCCCTTTTGCTGCGGGTCGAAAACCATGGAGGTGACATTTTGAGAGGGCAGCCCCTCTCCTCTCGCCCTCCACGTTTCGCCCCCGTCGTTGGAAACCCAAACACCGGTTCCCCAACCACCAGCCGCCATCCTCGAAGCGTCAAAGGGATCCACTGCGACCGCGTATATATTGTTATTCGCTAGAGCGGGAGCTGTCTGGCTCCACGTTTTTCCGTCATTGCGAGACAAATACACGCCTTCGCCTTCCGTACCAACAATCCAAAGATCCAGGTTCGCCTCGCTGCGAGCCATACGCAGGATGACGGAACGAGGCGTGCTACGAACGCGCTTCCATGTATGAGCTCTATCGATACTTTGATAGACACCATC comes from the Pelagicoccus enzymogenes genome and includes:
- a CDS encoding sodium:solute symporter family protein, which gives rise to MLGIGFLNLVVLIAYLLGVTLLGTLSMRKIKGMSDFIMPRRFGKWMMTMHAFGSGTHSDQAVSVASKTYTNGLSGIWYQWLYLFGTPFYWLIAPMMRRFRALTTADIFELRYNRSVAMLYSVISIGMMVTTIGLMLKGSGAVISGASGGVISPNIAIILMTVLFVGYGTAGGLGGAIVTDFVQGIMTIIFSFLLLPFVLSATGGMQGVRQTVADPQVFSLVAPSEIGFFYIVAIAINGLIGIVTQPHILSSCAAGKTEREGQFGFVVGSFTKRFCTVAWCLTGLAGIAYYAGQDIDPDHLYGMLSREFFPEIMPGLLGLFIATLLASVMSSCDSFMISASALFTENIYKPLRSKKSDRHYLWAARAMSVVVVLLGVLYAYSLSGVIEGLEFLWKIGPMMGIAFWLGLFWRRTTSAAAWASTLTALMVWWLSSQPFFASWLAHFDFARSWRIVVETQGTTEIYLPWQMTAYLSLGFLVGIATSFCTQRTAAEKLDRYYALQRTPVLEQEDNSALPCTLPEGTQPLPRKTLFPNTELELSLPSKRSLVGFAAGWLCVAAIILSLYWIAAA
- a CDS encoding cobalamin-independent methionine synthase II family protein; translated protein: MPSELQKIPSQPEILTTTVGSYSPIDWLAALPSEQAVLDATAVVIHTQQSCGIDLPTDGELYRFDVNHPDTNGMIEYFISRIGGIDTQVGISDSKAFRKKKEMGFRRKPAGVVRGPLNEGSLDLEEACARSASVANGPLKFTLTSPYMLARTLLDTHYGSLEDLTLAIADTLAEQVSELPCACVQVDEANIPGSPENAPLAQEAINRILRKVNAERAVHFCFGNYGGQSIQAGGWKALTDFLNGLETDHLVLELAHRPKSDLLALKEIDPKIKLGLGVIDIKVNHVETADQVAARIEEAAKVVGADRIGWVHPDCGFWMLKRSIADRKLEALVQGRDKFLGR
- a CDS encoding 6-phosphogluconolactonase produces the protein MTVEKPIKEVKSGSLKVGVYPSRPGMGGAAAAYVTDTLESLLKTKEEVRIVVGSAPSQDEFFAALTSAANRDKVDWGRVVVFHMDEYIGLSASHDQSFRNYQYEHFLKHVSVKAFHEIRGETPDAKAECERLNGLLGEAPIDLVCLGFGENGHLAFNDPPADFSEQQWAKVVQLDQTCRQQQVNDGCFASIDEVPTHAITLTLKVFSTAGVLSGVIPAKTKAAAVKAAVEGPIGGHCPATLCRQHPNARLFLDLDSASLLKL
- a CDS encoding N-acetylglucosamine-6-phosphate deacetylase produces the protein MSRTKQKLFDLQVNGFAGVDFQSPDLELPQLLHVVEALQRHDTVGILATLITDSIDSLCWKLENFERLRNRDPSIAAVVKGYHLEGPWISCETGYHGAHSRELACDPKAADFLRLYDASGGKLKLVTLAPERRGSEEVVALAAARGVRIGLGHTNASESDIDRAIQAGATLATHLGNAVPLEMHRHDNVVQRLLARDELIACLIPDGIHLPRFVLQNFYRAKPLGKVFFTTDCMSAAGSPPGVYPLAGYDLEVGEDGVVHLPGDGRFAGSSLTMDRAFRNVLNWLELEESEALAQCATAPAAHFGITLEETGN